Proteins encoded in a region of the Candidatus Margulisiibacteriota bacterium genome:
- the ilvN gene encoding acetolactate synthase small subunit produces MRHIISVIVENKPGVLTRVAGLFARRGFNIESLAVGTTETPEVSRMTIVAEGDEQDLEQIIKQLYKLIDTMKVFDLPADKAIERELVLIKVAANDKTRQEITQIVDIFRGKIVDVAETSMTIEIVGDENKVAGAEKLLAKFGVRELVRTGVIGLLRGSAE; encoded by the coding sequence ATGAGACATATAATATCAGTTATTGTTGAGAATAAACCGGGGGTCCTGACCAGGGTCGCGGGGCTTTTCGCCCGCCGGGGCTTTAATATTGAAAGCCTGGCGGTCGGCACCACCGAAACCCCGGAAGTCTCCCGGATGACGATCGTCGCCGAAGGGGACGAACAGGATTTGGAACAGATCATCAAACAGCTTTATAAGCTGATCGATACCATGAAAGTTTTTGACCTGCCAGCCGATAAAGCGATCGAACGAGAGCTCGTTCTGATCAAGGTCGCGGCTAACGATAAGACCCGCCAGGAGATCACCCAGATCGTCGATATTTTCCGGGGGAAGATCGTCGACGTAGCCGAAACCTCGATGACCATCGAGATCGTCGGGGACGAGAACAAAGTGGCGGGCGCGGAAAAACTGCTCGCCAAATTCGGCGTCCGCGAACTTGTCCGGACCGGCGTCATCGGCCTCCTGCGCGGCAGCGCCGAGTAA
- the ilvB gene encoding biosynthetic-type acetolactate synthase large subunit — MEISGAQALLESLKHEGVEIIFGYPGGVVLPLYDAMYSFKGVKHVLVRHEQGAAHAADGYARATGKVGVCLATSGPGATNLITGIANAYMDSIPMVAITGQVATPLLGRDSFQEADLTGITMPITKHNYLVKKTEDLPRIIKEAFYIARTGRPGPVLIDIPKDIFVNKIKYKYPDKIELESYKPTYEGHPKQIAMAVKAIQAAQKAVIYAGGGVVASEAAKELRELAEKCHFPVTTTLMGIGGFPGTHELSLGMLGMHGTAYANYAVTECDLLIAVGARFDDRVTGHIARFAPNAKIIHIDIDPAEIGKNVRVDVPIVGDVKNVLQAILTKLGDKEKNQAWLDQINEWKAKYPLSYKKEGGLKPQFILEELYALTKDRETIIVTEVGQHQMWAAMFYKYDQPRNWISSGGLGTMGFGLPAANGAQFGRPNALVIDIAGDGSIQMNIQELTTAVNHRLPIKIFVFDNCFLGMVRQWQELIYDRHYSHTQLCNNPDLVKVAEAYGAVGFRVTKEEEIRPTIEKAFAINDRPVLIDFITAKEENVYPFVPPGQAINEMIID, encoded by the coding sequence ATGGAAATCTCCGGCGCGCAAGCTTTATTGGAGTCGTTAAAACACGAAGGGGTCGAGATTATTTTCGGTTACCCCGGCGGAGTCGTCTTGCCGCTTTATGACGCCATGTATTCCTTTAAAGGGGTCAAACACGTCCTCGTTCGCCATGAACAGGGAGCCGCCCACGCCGCCGACGGCTATGCCCGGGCAACCGGCAAAGTCGGGGTTTGCCTGGCCACTTCCGGCCCCGGCGCCACCAACCTGATCACCGGTATCGCCAACGCTTACATGGACTCGATTCCGATGGTCGCCATCACCGGACAGGTTGCGACCCCTCTCCTCGGCCGTGATTCTTTCCAGGAAGCGGACTTGACCGGGATCACCATGCCGATCACCAAGCATAACTATCTCGTCAAAAAGACCGAGGACCTGCCGCGAATCATTAAAGAGGCGTTCTATATTGCCAGGACCGGTCGGCCCGGCCCGGTTTTAATCGATATTCCCAAAGATATCTTTGTCAATAAAATCAAATACAAATATCCGGACAAAATAGAGCTGGAAAGCTATAAGCCAACTTATGAAGGGCACCCTAAACAGATCGCTATGGCAGTCAAAGCAATCCAGGCGGCACAAAAAGCGGTCATCTATGCCGGCGGCGGGGTAGTCGCATCCGAGGCGGCCAAAGAACTGCGGGAATTGGCTGAAAAGTGCCATTTCCCGGTCACCACCACCTTGATGGGGATCGGCGGTTTTCCCGGGACCCACGAACTCTCCCTAGGCATGCTTGGGATGCACGGGACCGCTTACGCCAATTACGCCGTAACCGAATGCGATCTTTTAATTGCCGTCGGCGCCAGGTTTGACGATCGGGTCACCGGCCATATTGCCCGGTTCGCCCCCAACGCCAAGATCATCCATATCGATATCGATCCGGCCGAGATCGGCAAGAATGTCCGGGTCGACGTCCCGATCGTCGGCGACGTGAAAAACGTCCTGCAGGCGATCCTGACCAAACTTGGGGACAAAGAAAAGAACCAGGCCTGGCTTGACCAGATCAACGAATGGAAGGCCAAGTATCCTCTTTCTTACAAGAAAGAAGGGGGCTTGAAACCGCAGTTCATTCTGGAAGAACTTTACGCGCTGACCAAGGATCGGGAAACGATTATCGTCACCGAAGTCGGTCAACACCAGATGTGGGCCGCGATGTTTTATAAATACGACCAACCCCGGAACTGGATCTCCTCCGGCGGGTTGGGAACGATGGGCTTTGGCCTCCCAGCCGCCAATGGCGCCCAGTTCGGCAGGCCTAACGCGCTGGTGATCGACATTGCCGGCGACGGTTCGATCCAAATGAACATCCAGGAATTGACCACCGCGGTCAACCATCGCTTGCCGATCAAGATCTTTGTTTTCGACAACTGTTTTCTCGGCATGGTCCGCCAGTGGCAGGAACTGATCTACGATCGGCACTATTCCCACACCCAGCTCTGCAACAACCCCGATCTGGTGAAAGTCGCCGAAGCCTACGGCGCGGTCGGCTTCCGGGTCACCAAAGAAGAAGAGATCCGTCCGACCATTGAAAAAGCGTTCGCCATTAACGATCGCCCGGTCCTGATCGACTTTATCACGGCCAAAGAGGAAAACGTTTACCCCTTTGTGCCGCCCGGCCAGGCGATCAATGAAATGATTATTGACTAG